The DNA window AGAGGACGGAGAAGGAGGAGACGGAGTTGAAGGTACCGGAGACTATCACGTTGTGCGTCAACAACTGCGGATTCACCGGTAATCCGACCACCAATAACATGTGCCAGAAGTGCTTTAACGCCACCACGGCCACGACGGCTACGgcgtcgtcgtcgtcttcgAATACTGGAATATCGGTGCCTCGGAAGTTGTCCGGTGAGAAAAGTTCGAGATCTAGATCTCGATCGCCTGTGCTAATGGATTCCGTTCGCGACAGTAGCAGGAATATGTCCGTGGATCGGTTCAAATCTGAGGAATCTGCCAAGCGTCAGGTGAATCGATGCTCCGGATGCAGAAAGAGAGTCGGATTGACCGGTTTTCGATGCCGATGTGGGGAGCTGTTTTGCGCTGAACACCGGTACTCCGATCGTCATGACTGCAGCTTCGATTACAAAGCCGCTGGTCGCGACGCGATTGCAAGGGAAAATCCAGTCGTTAAAGCGCCGAAGATCGTTAGAGTCTGATTtgtataaaatatcaaaaaagacaaaagataGAACAATCATATTTGATCTGATAATGTCAAATTTAAGATCGTGGactcgaaagagaaaaatgaaatttctacGGAAACGAAGGTTATAAATCCTGCAGTTTCTCTCTTGGATATCACAGATCTATGAGAGGGAGCGAGGAATTAGTCGTCGAATATCACGATCATCGTGTTTGATTGATAAATATGAATTATCtcgtttatttttaatttttcgatTTATATTTCTGCTTCAATCCatacttcttcttccttcacctTT is part of the Cucurbita pepo subsp. pepo cultivar mu-cu-16 chromosome LG03, ASM280686v2, whole genome shotgun sequence genome and encodes:
- the LOC111789698 gene encoding zinc finger A20 and AN1 domain-containing stress-associated protein 5-like, with product MRPIFYLKSRPLFHPFILPLLASSSFDKSSKSIQQLFFLILCCCCFSCVNLTESQIGDMAQRTEKEETELKVPETITLCVNNCGFTGNPTTNNMCQKCFNATTATTATASSSSSNTGISVPRKLSGEKSSRSRSRSPVLMDSVRDSSRNMSVDRFKSEESAKRQVNRCSGCRKRVGLTGFRCRCGELFCAEHRYSDRHDCSFDYKAAGRDAIARENPVVKAPKIVRV